A section of the Symphalangus syndactylus isolate Jambi chromosome 19, NHGRI_mSymSyn1-v2.1_pri, whole genome shotgun sequence genome encodes:
- the LOC129458222 gene encoding large ribosomal subunit protein eL21-like, with translation MTNTKGKRRGTRYMFSRPFRKHGVVPLATYMRIYKKGDIVDIKGMGTVQKGMPHKCYHGKTGRVYNVTQHAVGIVVNKQVKGKILAKRINVRIEHIKHSTSRDSFLKRVKENDQKKKEAKEKGTWVQLMRQPAPPREAHFVRTNGKEPELLEPIPYEFMA, from the coding sequence ATGacaaacacaaagggaaagaggagaggcacccgatatatgttctctaggccttttagaaaacatggagttgttcctttggccacgtatatgcgaatctataagaaaggtgatattgtagacatcaagggtatgggtactgttcaaaaaggaatgccccacaagtgttaccatggcaaaactggaagagtctacaatgttacccagcatgctgttggcattgttgtaaacaaacaagttaagggcaagattcttgccaagagaattaatgtgCGTATTGAGCACATTAAGCACTCTACGAGCCGAGATAGCTTCCTGAAACGcgtgaaggaaaatgatcagaaaaagaaagaagccaaagagaaaggtacctGGGTTCAACTAATGCgccagcctgctccacccagagaagcacactttgtgagaaccaatgggaaggagcctgagctgctggaacctattccctatgaattcatggcataa